The DNA region GAAATTTAATGCGCTTGACTGAACGTTATTTCCCGCTGAGAATCTGCAAATCACGAATCAATCCCGACAAAAATAAACGTCCCTGCGTTGAATATAATCTCGGCCGCTCAATGGGTGCGTGTGCGGGGTTATGCTCGCGTTCAGAATATCGGGAAAGAGTCAGCGACATAATTTTATTATTTGAGGGCAAGCAAGCAGAACTTGTCGAGAGATTACGCGCAAGAATGAACGAGTCCGCAAAAAATTTAGAGTTCGAGAAGGCCGCAAACTATCGCGATGCAATTCGTGCAATATGGAAATTATCTCGTCAAAAAATTTCGTCAGCCCTTCAGGAAGACTTAGACAATGAAACGTGGCAAGTGTTAAACCGCATTCAGGAATTATTGAGCCTAAAAATTTTACCATGGAGGATTGACGCTTTTGACATTTCTCACACATCTGGGCATGACACTTACGGCTGCTGTGTAGTGTTCGAACAGGGGAGACCGAGTCCGAATCTTTACAGACGATTCAAGATAAGATCACTTAATGAAGGCGAAATAAATGACTTTGCTTCAATCTATGAGACAGTAAAGAGACGTTACAGCCACGTAATAGATAATTCTGAACCTGCACCCCAATTAGCTTTAATCGACGGAGGCCCCGAACAGTTAAAATTTGCTTTGCGCGCGATAAATGAGCTTGGACTAAATTTGCCGTTGATAGCTCTTGCAAAACGCGAGGAATTAATTTTTTTGCCGGACAAACCCGAACCCTTGAGACTTGGCCGTGATGATGTTGCTTTGCAGTTATTCCAGCGGTTAAGAGATGAAGTTCACAGATATTCAATTACGACTCAAAGACGCGCGCGCGGAAAAGTTTTCAGGCATTCGAGACTCGACGATATACCGGGAATCGGACGCAAGAAAGCTAGTGAGTTGCTCGTTAAATTCGGGAGTGCTAAGAAAATTTCAGAGTTACAGCCGGAAGATCTCGAAAAAATTCCTGGTATAGGGCCGATTCTTGCGAGAAAGATTCTTGACTCGCTGAAAGAGTAAAATTTATAATCTTGCTAAACTTACGCGAAAGGACTGATTGACAGTGAACGAAGCATCAAAGTATAATGGCTCACGGCTCACGGCAAACTATTATGGAATAAAATCTACACTTTTTTACGCAATTGCAAGTATTATATAAAAATGGAATCTCTTGTCATGTGTGTAAAAATTTCCCGTTTATTTGGCCGTGTTTCACAAGAATATACAACAGCATTTATTAATGAAGTACGTTCAGACAGACGCAGAAGAAAAAAATGGTTCGCTCCTGATCCCTACAACGGCAGAAAAATTATGAACGTAGAAGAAGCTAATAAATTTATCGCAGCAGCAATCAGAGCAGGCAAACCCTTCATGGCCGGTCGTTACGGCAATGTTGAATTAAATGCGATGTGGCACGTCAGAGAAGATAACAAGGGC from Synergistaceae bacterium includes:
- a CDS encoding excinuclease ABC subunit UvrC, with protein sequence MRDSEGKIIYVGKAKKLKRRVSSYFRHSHAIARLNKLVSLIEDISIIRTETEAEALIVEAKLIRKYQPFFNIELKMGDRYPYVKITDEDFPRLEITRHKSNDGALYLGPFVDAGTIRNLMRLTERYFPLRICKSRINPDKNKRPCVEYNLGRSMGACAGLCSRSEYRERVSDIILLFEGKQAELVERLRARMNESAKNLEFEKAANYRDAIRAIWKLSRQKISSALQEDLDNETWQVLNRIQELLSLKILPWRIDAFDISHTSGHDTYGCCVVFEQGRPSPNLYRRFKIRSLNEGEINDFASIYETVKRRYSHVIDNSEPAPQLALIDGGPEQLKFALRAINELGLNLPLIALAKREELIFLPDKPEPLRLGRDDVALQLFQRLRDEVHRYSITTQRRARGKVFRHSRLDDIPGIGRKKASELLVKFGSAKKISELQPEDLEKIPGIGPILARKILDSLKE